The Sulfitobacter sp. S223 genome has a window encoding:
- a CDS encoding methyltetrahydrofolate cobalamin methyltransferase produces MTRTIVESKTKTAIIGFDQPFCVIGERINPTGRKILAEELERGDFSRVEADAIAQVAAGANILDVNSGAVFSNKMAEDPRYADNNFVEPMLMPEMIKRVQAVTDCPICIDSSVPGALENGLEACEGRPLLNSVTGEEERLELVLPLVKKYNVPVVAISNDDTGISEDPDVRFAVAKKIVERAADFGIPAHDIVVDPLVMPIGAMATAGHQVFTLVRRLREELGVNTTCGASNISFGLPNRHGINNAFLPMAMGAGMTSAIMNPVALPVNAAKIAEKKAELAALGLILPEGMDDEVFVNLFGMGSTLPRPGKEMEAIRAANFLFDRDPHGGDWIKFNKVAPKAGQEGRGRAGRTGGRRRG; encoded by the coding sequence ATGACCAGAACGATCGTCGAATCCAAAACAAAAACCGCCATCATCGGCTTTGACCAGCCGTTCTGCGTCATCGGAGAGCGGATCAATCCGACAGGCCGCAAGATACTTGCCGAAGAGCTTGAGCGTGGCGATTTCTCCCGTGTTGAAGCAGATGCTATTGCGCAGGTGGCTGCCGGTGCAAACATTCTAGACGTGAACTCTGGCGCCGTCTTTTCCAACAAGATGGCAGAAGACCCCCGCTATGCCGACAACAACTTTGTCGAGCCGATGTTGATGCCGGAAATGATCAAGCGCGTGCAAGCCGTGACTGATTGCCCGATCTGCATCGACAGCTCGGTTCCTGGCGCGCTTGAAAACGGTCTTGAGGCTTGCGAAGGCCGCCCGCTGCTGAACTCTGTCACAGGCGAAGAAGAACGACTTGAGCTGGTGCTGCCACTGGTCAAAAAATACAATGTGCCGGTTGTAGCGATCTCGAACGATGACACCGGCATTTCCGAAGACCCCGATGTGCGCTTTGCCGTGGCCAAAAAGATTGTTGAACGTGCGGCTGATTTTGGCATTCCAGCCCATGACATCGTTGTCGATCCACTGGTCATGCCGATTGGCGCGATGGCGACTGCCGGTCATCAGGTCTTTACCCTTGTGCGCCGCCTGCGCGAAGAGCTGGGTGTAAACACAACCTGTGGCGCATCCAACATCAGCTTTGGCCTGCCCAACCGTCACGGCATCAACAATGCCTTCCTGCCAATGGCCATGGGCGCAGGTATGACATCGGCCATCATGAACCCTGTGGCACTGCCCGTTAATGCAGCCAAAATTGCAGAGAAAAAAGCAGAGCTTGCCGCCCTTGGTCTGATCCTGCCCGAAGGCATGGATGACGAAGTATTTGTGAATCTGTTTGGAATGGGTTCGACGCTGCCGCGTCCGGGCAAAGAGATGGAGGCCATTCGCGCCGCCAACTTCCTGTTTGACCGTGACCCCCACGGCGGCGACTGGATCAAGTTCAACAAGGTTGCACCAAAAGCAGGCCAAGAAGGCCGTGGCCGCGCCGGACGCACCGGTGGCCGCCGCCGGGGCTAA
- a CDS encoding Ppx/GppA phosphatase family protein, with the protein MAPKRSKGAGALEQTKPTVLSPAPVSSRSNDLYAALDLGTNSCRMLIAQPKGGGFHVVDSFSKSVQLGAGLEKTGRLSRGSMTRTIQALRICQQKLRRNKVKRMRLVATEACRRAINGDDFMRRVTRETGLRLDIIAPEQEAQLAVISCAPLVSPKTENLLVVDIGGGSTELVWIDISKVPKRDRAQSIMRLHNGFVQAPTDIPAARVVDWISVPLGVATLRDQFSDVEDDAARFALMSWFFEENLTDFTPYQSAQPQERFQIVGTSGTVTTVAASHLGLRRYDRTKVDGLRMTSQQIDKVIHKYLAMGPEGRRVDPCIGHDRSALIMSGAAILQALMRCWPTDRLSVADRGLREGLLYAQMSADGVLEEGTF; encoded by the coding sequence ATGGCGCCAAAGCGCTCCAAAGGTGCGGGCGCGCTCGAACAAACAAAACCGACGGTTCTGAGCCCCGCGCCAGTTTCGTCCAGATCGAACGACCTATATGCGGCCCTTGATCTGGGCACAAATAGCTGTCGCATGTTGATTGCCCAACCAAAGGGCGGTGGTTTTCATGTGGTGGATAGTTTCTCGAAATCCGTCCAGCTTGGCGCGGGGCTTGAGAAGACCGGGCGATTGTCGCGCGGATCAATGACGCGTACCATTCAGGCATTGCGCATCTGCCAGCAAAAACTCCGCCGCAATAAAGTCAAACGCATGCGCCTTGTCGCAACCGAGGCCTGCCGCCGCGCCATTAACGGTGATGATTTTATGCGCCGCGTGACCCGTGAAACGGGGTTGCGTCTGGACATTATCGCGCCAGAGCAGGAAGCCCAGCTTGCTGTGATCTCTTGCGCGCCCTTGGTCAGTCCGAAAACGGAAAACCTGCTGGTAGTGGACATCGGTGGCGGATCGACCGAATTAGTCTGGATCGACATCTCTAAAGTGCCCAAGCGGGACCGTGCCCAATCGATCATGCGGCTGCATAATGGATTTGTGCAAGCCCCGACCGATATTCCGGCCGCGCGGGTGGTTGACTGGATCAGTGTGCCGCTGGGGGTGGCGACGCTGCGCGACCAGTTCTCTGACGTAGAAGATGATGCAGCGCGCTTTGCGTTAATGAGCTGGTTTTTTGAAGAGAACCTGACCGACTTTACTCCCTATCAATCCGCACAACCGCAAGAACGGTTTCAGATTGTTGGAACGTCGGGTACAGTCACGACAGTGGCGGCAAGCCATTTGGGCTTGCGCCGATATGACCGGACCAAAGTGGACGGGCTGCGCATGACCAGCCAGCAGATTGACAAGGTGATTCACAAATACCTCGCCATGGGGCCAGAGGGCAGGCGGGTTGATCCGTGCATCGGGCACGACCGCTCTGCGCTGATTATGTCAGGCGCTGCCATCTTGCAGGCGCTGATGCGCTGTTGGCCGACAGACCGGCTAAGCGTTGCGGATCGCGGTCTACGCGAAGGCCTTTTATATGCACAAATGAGCGCGGACGGCGTGCTTGAAGAAGGAACATTCTGA
- a CDS encoding cysteine desulfurase, which yields MYDVTAIRADFPILSREVNGKPLVYLDNGASAQKPKVVIDAITNAYSFEYANVHRGLHYLSNLATDKYEAVRGKVAGFLNAASEDEIIFNSGTTEGINMVAYGWAMPRMEAGDEIILSVMEHHANIVPWHFLRERQGVVIKWVDVDSTGALDPQAVIDAITPRTKLIAITHMSNVLGTVVDVKSITAAAHAKDVPVLVDGSQAAVHMPVDVQDIDCDFYCVTGHKLYGPSGSGAIYVKADRMNEMRPFIGGGDMIREVTKDTVIYNDAPMKFEAGTPGIVQTIGLGVALDYMKGVGLENIAAHEAALRDYAVTKLAGLNWIQVQGTTPDKGAIFSFTMDGAAHAHDISTILDKKGVAVRAGQHCTGPLMEHLGLNATCRASFGMYNTTHEIDTLIEALELAHELFA from the coding sequence ATGTATGATGTCACAGCAATTCGTGCGGATTTCCCGATCCTGTCGCGGGAAGTGAACGGTAAGCCGTTGGTCTATCTGGATAACGGCGCTTCTGCGCAAAAGCCGAAGGTTGTCATTGATGCAATCACCAATGCCTATTCCTTTGAATATGCTAATGTTCATAGGGGGTTGCACTACCTTTCCAACCTTGCCACCGACAAATACGAGGCAGTGCGCGGCAAGGTGGCGGGATTTCTTAACGCGGCTTCCGAGGATGAGATCATCTTCAACTCTGGCACGACCGAAGGGATCAATATGGTTGCCTACGGCTGGGCGATGCCCCGCATGGAGGCAGGCGACGAGATTATTCTCAGCGTAATGGAGCACCATGCAAATATCGTGCCATGGCATTTCCTGCGCGAACGGCAGGGGGTGGTGATCAAATGGGTCGACGTGGATTCTACCGGCGCACTTGACCCTCAAGCGGTAATCGACGCGATCACACCACGCACCAAGCTTATTGCAATTACTCATATGTCCAATGTGTTGGGGACTGTAGTTGATGTAAAATCAATAACCGCCGCTGCGCATGCCAAAGATGTTCCAGTGCTTGTAGACGGCTCTCAGGCGGCAGTGCACATGCCGGTGGACGTTCAGGATATTGACTGTGATTTTTACTGCGTGACGGGTCACAAGCTTTACGGGCCTTCCGGTTCCGGTGCGATCTATGTCAAAGCCGACCGTATGAATGAGATGCGACCGTTCATTGGCGGCGGTGACATGATCCGGGAGGTCACCAAAGACACTGTGATCTACAATGATGCACCGATGAAATTCGAGGCAGGCACGCCGGGTATTGTTCAGACCATCGGTCTGGGCGTGGCGCTTGATTATATGAAGGGTGTTGGGCTGGAAAATATCGCGGCCCACGAGGCAGCGCTGCGCGATTATGCCGTGACCAAACTGGCAGGGTTGAACTGGATTCAGGTGCAGGGCACCACGCCAGACAAGGGCGCGATCTTTAGCTTTACGATGGACGGCGCTGCCCACGCGCATGACATCTCGACCATTTTGGATAAAAAGGGTGTTGCGGTGCGCGCTGGTCAACATTGTACCGGACCGCTGATGGAGCATTTGGGCCTGAATGCGACCTGCCGTGCCTCTTTCGGAATGTATAATACCACGCATGAGATCGACACGTTGATCGAAGCGTTGGAACTGGCGCACGAACTTTTCGCGTGA
- a CDS encoding acetamidase/formamidase family protein produces the protein MLIEAGPDTCHWGFFDAGLEPVATVESGDEVTINTVSGGPQVLPPEGFHIPPELLEIHAGGQPGMPGHILTGPVAVAGAQAGDVLQVDILDVQLRQDWGYNVVRPLAGTLPLDFDETHLSILPLDAQKGEATMPWGLKLSLAPFFGVMAVAPPPAWGRISTIEPRAHGGNLDNKELVAGSTLYLPVHVDGALFSCGDGHGAQGDGEVCVTAIETALQGRFRLTLRRDMDVTYPEAETSTHIITMGMHADLDQCVEIALRRMITVVAARAGISRAQAYMLCSLAGDLRITQTVNREKGVHMMLAKNLL, from the coding sequence ATGCTGATCGAAGCCGGACCAGATACCTGTCATTGGGGCTTTTTCGATGCGGGCCTTGAACCTGTGGCGACAGTGGAAAGTGGTGATGAGGTCACGATCAATACCGTGAGTGGCGGACCCCAAGTGCTGCCACCCGAGGGGTTCCATATCCCACCCGAATTGCTGGAGATCCACGCCGGCGGACAGCCCGGTATGCCCGGTCATATCCTGACCGGTCCGGTGGCCGTTGCAGGCGCGCAGGCCGGCGATGTTTTGCAGGTGGACATCCTTGATGTGCAGCTGCGGCAGGACTGGGGCTATAACGTGGTACGCCCTTTGGCTGGCACGCTTCCGCTTGATTTCGACGAAACACATCTGAGCATTCTGCCACTTGACGCGCAGAAAGGGGAGGCAACGATGCCATGGGGGTTAAAGCTCTCGCTGGCGCCATTTTTCGGCGTCATGGCCGTGGCACCACCGCCTGCGTGGGGACGCATTTCAACGATTGAGCCGCGCGCCCATGGCGGCAATCTGGATAACAAAGAGCTGGTGGCGGGCAGCACGCTTTATCTGCCGGTCCATGTAGATGGGGCGTTATTTTCTTGCGGAGACGGGCACGGTGCGCAAGGCGATGGCGAGGTTTGCGTGACAGCTATTGAAACCGCGTTACAGGGGCGTTTTAGATTGACCCTGCGCCGAGACATGGATGTCACCTATCCTGAGGCAGAGACGTCTACGCATATCATCACAATGGGTATGCACGCGGACCTTGATCAATGCGTTGAGATTGCGTTGCGCCGGATGATCACTGTTGTCGCTGCGCGGGCAGGGATCAGCCGTGCACAAGCCTATATGCTGTGTTCACTGGCCGGTGATCTGCGGATTACCCAAACGGTAAACCGTGAAAAGGGCGTTCATATGATGCTCGCCAAAAATCTGCTTTAG
- the sufD gene encoding Fe-S cluster assembly protein SufD, which produces MADAAVKSDPTEAMIASLSMPEGTWAASAREDALARLRVMGLPQRRDEYWKYTRPDTLTQIGAPKAAVLASDEAPMFDGVDRLRIVFVDGVFDAEASDDLTLEGVSIERLATADADLHWAKSVYGVLETRGQNPVERPLAALNTAFATDGILIHVKGKVSKPINLIYHHKSDTSDAILHHCVKLEEGAEVTVLENGPAAARFNKVMEVEVADNASFHHIRAQGRDHERRAATHIFARLGTESAFRSFTMTVNGQLTRNDCVIELTGDDAIAHVAGACVGDGDFHHDDTVFITHDAVNCQSRQVFKKVLRNGATGVFQGKILVKADAQKTDGYQISQSLLLDGDSQFLAKPELEIYADDVACSHGSTSGAIDEDALFYLRSRGVPEGDATDLLTLAFLAEAVDEIAHEDLREDMTARLGAWLTRRRS; this is translated from the coding sequence ATGGCAGACGCAGCAGTAAAATCCGATCCCACAGAAGCGATGATCGCGTCGCTGTCTATGCCCGAAGGGACATGGGCGGCATCCGCGCGTGAGGATGCTTTAGCGCGCTTGCGTGTTATGGGCTTGCCCCAGCGACGCGACGAATACTGGAAATACACCCGCCCGGACACGCTGACCCAGATCGGCGCGCCCAAAGCGGCTGTTCTGGCCAGTGACGAAGCGCCGATGTTTGATGGCGTGGACCGTCTGAGAATTGTCTTTGTGGATGGTGTTTTTGACGCGGAAGCATCTGACGATCTGACGCTGGAGGGTGTCAGCATCGAACGCTTGGCGACTGCGGACGCCGATCTGCATTGGGCAAAAAGCGTCTACGGTGTGCTCGAGACACGTGGACAAAACCCTGTTGAGCGTCCGTTGGCCGCGTTGAATACAGCCTTTGCAACAGACGGTATCCTGATCCACGTCAAGGGTAAGGTCAGCAAGCCGATTAACCTGATATATCACCACAAATCAGACACTTCCGATGCGATTCTACATCACTGCGTTAAGCTGGAAGAGGGCGCCGAGGTAACGGTTCTGGAAAACGGTCCGGCAGCGGCGCGCTTCAACAAAGTGATGGAAGTCGAGGTTGCGGATAACGCATCCTTCCACCACATCCGCGCCCAAGGCCGCGATCACGAACGCCGCGCAGCCACGCATATCTTTGCGCGGTTGGGTACGGAATCTGCCTTCCGGTCTTTCACCATGACAGTGAACGGCCAGCTGACGCGCAATGACTGCGTGATCGAGCTGACAGGCGACGATGCCATCGCGCATGTCGCGGGTGCCTGCGTTGGTGACGGAGACTTCCACCACGACGATACGGTGTTCATCACCCATGATGCGGTGAATTGCCAAAGCCGTCAGGTGTTTAAAAAGGTGCTGCGCAACGGGGCGACAGGTGTGTTTCAGGGCAAAATCCTGGTTAAAGCCGATGCGCAGAAAACCGATGGGTATCAGATAAGCCAGTCGCTGCTTTTGGACGGCGACAGCCAGTTCCTCGCCAAGCCCGAGCTTGAGATCTATGCCGATGACGTGGCTTGCAGTCACGGTTCCACGTCGGGTGCCATTGACGAAGATGCGCTGTTCTATCTGCGCTCTCGCGGGGTGCCTGAGGGTGATGCGACAGATCTGCTAACATTGGCATTTCTTGCCGAAGCTGTGGATGAGATCGCGCATGAAGACCTGCGTGAGGACATGACAGCACGGCTTGGTGCATGGCTGACGCGGCGCCGGAGCTGA
- a CDS encoding YIP1 family protein — MALTQDIIATYKGPGRVVERFLSQGRNEVRALLFLLIAGILMFVASTPFQAREAQLDPEVPLAARLYWSGFFYVFLLPILVYLFAIIIWGLARVARRQITGFEIRFTLIWALLAATPVALLLGLTAGLIGPGIQVKAVGALWLAVFGWFWIAGLLRADGSR; from the coding sequence ATGGCGCTGACGCAGGACATCATTGCCACCTACAAGGGGCCAGGGCGCGTCGTTGAACGCTTTCTGTCGCAGGGCCGCAACGAAGTGCGCGCACTTCTTTTTCTGTTGATTGCGGGGATATTGATGTTCGTTGCGTCCACGCCTTTTCAGGCACGCGAGGCCCAGTTGGACCCGGAGGTTCCGCTGGCCGCGCGCCTGTACTGGAGCGGCTTTTTCTACGTCTTTCTTCTTCCCATCCTGGTTTATCTCTTTGCGATTATCATTTGGGGGTTGGCCCGCGTTGCCCGCCGCCAGATCACAGGCTTCGAGATACGCTTTACCCTGATCTGGGCGCTTCTGGCGGCAACGCCGGTTGCCTTGTTGCTGGGGCTGACAGCAGGCCTCATCGGTCCGGGCATTCAGGTAAAGGCGGTTGGCGCGCTCTGGTTGGCGGTGTTCGGGTGGTTCTGGATCGCGGGGCTGCTGCGCGCAGATGGGTCACGCTGA
- a CDS encoding gamma-glutamyltransferase family protein, which produces MSDFTTRPEIRGSFGVVTSTHWIASAVGMSMLEKGGNAFDAAVATALVLQVVEPHLNGPAGDMPAIFHSVETGKTQVLCAQGVAPQAATIAHYHEQGLTLVPGSGLLATVVPGAFDGWMLMLRDHGTLSLQEVMQPAIDYAKDGHPVLPRVANTIAGLAGYFAEHWPSSAAVWAPDGAAPAPHAMFKNPDLAATYARLAHSEGAIREEQIDAARAAWREGFVAEAIFDYLKDACVMDVSKQAHRGVLAPRDMADWEATYEDTLSYEYHGWTVHKTHAWSQGPVMLQALAILKGFDLGAMDPMGAEFTHTVIEAMKLAYADREAYYGDPAQSDIPMEHLLSDSYCDARRSLITSRASLEQRPGRVPGFEHLAERYIERAARDFDVGEVAAQEPTMSHLTEKRGDTVHLDVIDRWGNMVSATPSGGWLQSNPVIPGLGFALNSRAQMFWLEEGLPTSLAPGRRPRTTLTPSLAEKDGTQLVFGTPGGDQQDQWQLIWFLRFVHHGLGLQEGMDAPLFHSMHFQGSFFPREVRTGEMMIEPNVGEVVIADLRARGHIVTVAEPWSVGRLTAAMRSPDGVMRAAATPRLMQAYAIGR; this is translated from the coding sequence ATGTCAGATTTCACCACCAGACCGGAGATCCGCGGCAGTTTTGGCGTGGTTACCTCCACCCATTGGATCGCGTCTGCTGTTGGCATGTCGATGCTGGAAAAGGGCGGAAATGCATTTGACGCGGCTGTCGCCACTGCGTTGGTGCTGCAAGTGGTCGAACCGCATCTGAATGGTCCGGCTGGCGACATGCCCGCCATTTTCCATTCGGTCGAAACCGGTAAGACACAAGTGCTTTGCGCGCAAGGCGTAGCGCCCCAAGCGGCGACAATTGCGCATTATCATGAACAGGGTCTGACTTTGGTGCCCGGATCTGGGCTTTTGGCGACAGTGGTACCGGGGGCGTTTGACGGGTGGATGTTGATGCTGCGCGATCACGGCACGCTGTCGTTACAAGAGGTGATGCAGCCTGCAATCGACTATGCCAAAGATGGTCATCCTGTGCTGCCGCGCGTGGCTAATACCATCGCAGGCCTTGCCGGTTATTTCGCGGAACACTGGCCCAGTTCGGCGGCGGTTTGGGCGCCGGATGGCGCTGCGCCGGCCCCTCACGCAATGTTCAAGAACCCCGATCTTGCAGCAACTTACGCCAGATTGGCGCATAGCGAAGGTGCCATACGTGAAGAGCAGATTGATGCTGCGCGCGCGGCGTGGCGCGAAGGTTTTGTCGCTGAAGCGATCTTTGACTATTTGAAAGACGCTTGCGTGATGGATGTCTCCAAGCAGGCACATAGGGGCGTGCTTGCCCCCCGTGACATGGCTGACTGGGAAGCGACCTATGAAGACACGTTAAGCTATGAATACCACGGTTGGACAGTTCACAAGACCCACGCCTGGAGTCAGGGGCCGGTTATGTTGCAGGCGCTGGCGATCCTCAAAGGCTTTGATCTGGGGGCGATGGACCCGATGGGGGCCGAGTTCACCCATACTGTCATTGAGGCGATGAAGCTCGCCTATGCGGACAGGGAGGCCTATTACGGCGATCCGGCCCAGAGCGATATCCCGATGGAACACCTGCTGAGTGATTCCTATTGCGATGCGCGGCGCAGCTTGATCACATCTCGGGCTTCGCTTGAACAGCGTCCCGGTCGCGTGCCTGGGTTCGAACATCTGGCGGAGCGTTACATCGAAAGGGCGGCTCGCGACTTTGACGTGGGCGAGGTGGCAGCGCAGGAACCGACAATGTCCCACCTCACGGAAAAGCGTGGGGATACCGTGCATCTTGATGTGATCGACCGCTGGGGAAATATGGTCAGCGCCACACCGTCGGGCGGCTGGCTGCAAAGCAATCCGGTGATCCCCGGCCTTGGCTTCGCGCTGAACAGCCGCGCACAGATGTTCTGGCTGGAGGAGGGCCTACCGACTTCGCTGGCACCGGGGCGCAGACCGCGCACCACGCTGACGCCCAGTCTTGCGGAAAAGGATGGCACGCAGCTGGTTTTCGGCACACCGGGGGGGGACCAGCAGGACCAATGGCAGCTGATCTGGTTCTTACGTTTTGTCCATCACGGGCTGGGTCTGCAGGAAGGCATGGACGCGCCCTTGTTTCATTCGATGCATTTTCAGGGATCGTTCTTTCCGCGTGAGGTCCGCACAGGAGAGATGATGATTGAACCAAATGTTGGTGAGGTGGTGATCGCTGATCTACGTGCACGCGGCCACATTGTAACCGTGGCAGAACCGTGGAGCGTGGGCCGGTTGACTGCCGCCATGCGCAGCCCCGACGGGGTGATGCGTGCCGCAGCCACGCCGCGTTTAATGCAAGCCTACGCCATTGGCAGATAG
- a CDS encoding YIP1 family protein, whose protein sequence is MVDRGVVINLALETIQSPRSAAKKIMSLNLSRDVLWSGLFLVAAINSIIYSFSLLFSDTSMLPALFSNPVLFFVIVTGVLILTIHGFYWTGRAIGGKGEFGDLLALLVWLQALRAVAQLVMFVLMVVSPVLGQLFSLGVGILGLWITVNFITEALHLPSVLHAVGVVVLAAVGIVFGLAILAGLIGLGAMGVPSNV, encoded by the coding sequence ATGGTGGATCGTGGTGTCGTCATCAATCTGGCTCTGGAAACCATTCAAAGCCCGCGCAGCGCGGCAAAGAAAATCATGTCTCTGAATCTGAGCCGCGATGTGTTGTGGTCGGGTCTGTTTCTTGTGGCTGCGATCAACAGCATTATCTACAGCTTCTCTTTGTTGTTCAGCGATACGTCGATGTTGCCGGCCCTGTTCAGCAATCCAGTGCTGTTTTTTGTGATCGTGACGGGCGTTTTGATCCTGACGATCCACGGGTTCTACTGGACCGGCCGCGCCATAGGCGGGAAGGGCGAGTTTGGCGATCTGTTGGCCCTGTTGGTCTGGTTGCAAGCTTTGCGTGCCGTGGCGCAGCTGGTCATGTTTGTTCTGATGGTGGTTTCGCCTGTGTTGGGGCAGTTATTTTCGCTGGGCGTCGGTATTCTGGGGCTTTGGATCACCGTTAACTTTATTACCGAAGCGCTGCACCTGCCAAGCGTGTTGCATGCAGTGGGTGTTGTTGTGCTGGCGGCTGTCGGCATCGTCTTCGGGCTTGCTATTCTGGCGGGGCTGATTGGCCTTGGCGCCATGGGAGTACCTTCTAATGTATGA
- a CDS encoding virulence factor, whose translation MAEVVVVYWRDIPAQVIVGKGRRGEKRILPERFEQAIDRAAMKVGAEDTDAYLAEWRKADPYTVEGDDAAAADAEAARLDQEYDRDRIKSLIANDGWA comes from the coding sequence ATGGCTGAAGTGGTTGTGGTCTACTGGCGGGATATTCCCGCGCAGGTCATCGTCGGCAAAGGTCGGCGCGGCGAAAAGCGCATTCTTCCGGAACGCTTTGAGCAGGCGATTGACCGCGCTGCCATGAAGGTTGGCGCGGAAGATACCGATGCCTATCTGGCCGAATGGCGCAAAGCAGACCCTTATACCGTTGAAGGTGATGACGCTGCCGCGGCCGATGCCGAAGCTGCCCGTCTGGACCAAGAGTACGATCGCGACCGTATCAAATCATTGATTGCAAACGATGGCTGGGCCTGA
- a CDS encoding RlmE family RNA methyltransferase produces the protein MGKTPTGKNISGRGQRDLKVKVKSARGRKLSSTRWLQRQLNDPYVKRAKAEGYRGRAAFKIMELDDKYRFLVPGARIVDLGAAPGGWCQVAVKRCNVLGEKGGKSRGTILAVDLQEMEPIAGCEIHQLDFMEDDADLKVKEWLGGRADVVMSDMAAASSGHKQTDHNRIIALCEAAAYFAFDVLDEGGTFVAKVLAGGAEGELQQLLKKRFRKVANYKPPSSRQDSSEKFVVAIGFKADDAEPPEAE, from the coding sequence ATGGGCAAGACGCCGACAGGAAAGAATATATCAGGGCGCGGACAGCGTGACCTTAAGGTAAAAGTGAAATCTGCGCGCGGACGCAAGCTTAGTTCGACCCGCTGGTTGCAGCGGCAGTTGAACGATCCGTATGTCAAACGCGCCAAGGCCGAAGGCTATCGCGGGCGCGCGGCATTCAAGATTATGGAGCTTGACGACAAGTACCGGTTCTTGGTCCCGGGCGCACGGATTGTTGACTTAGGGGCTGCTCCGGGCGGCTGGTGTCAGGTGGCGGTCAAACGCTGCAACGTACTGGGTGAAAAAGGCGGCAAATCGCGCGGCACCATTCTGGCTGTAGACTTGCAAGAAATGGAGCCGATTGCCGGCTGCGAGATTCACCAGCTTGATTTCATGGAAGACGACGCGGACCTGAAGGTTAAGGAATGGCTGGGTGGTCGTGCGGATGTGGTTATGTCCGACATGGCGGCTGCATCTTCGGGCCACAAACAGACCGACCACAACCGCATCATCGCTTTGTGCGAAGCGGCGGCCTATTTCGCCTTTGACGTGCTGGACGAGGGCGGCACATTTGTGGCCAAAGTTCTGGCTGGCGGCGCGGAGGGTGAACTGCAACAGCTGCTTAAGAAGCGCTTTCGCAAGGTTGCCAACTACAAACCGCCGTCGAGCCGTCAGGACAGTTCGGAGAAGTTCGTCGTTGCGATCGGCTTTAAGGCCGATGATGCGGAGCCGCCAGAGGCAGAGTGA
- a CDS encoding methylenetetrahydrofolate reductase, which produces MALLNFRKKSEPADEGVNPEIVSFLKDFSIEVMPRTAEKVEDFRALLPEGTRVYIAHIEGTPIEDMVATAKRLNDDGYSVMPHFPARIIKDRATLADWIARYQGEANVKQALLLAGGVASPCGEFSDSMQLMETGLFDKAGFTRLHVAGHPEGNRDIDASGTANVDAALRWKNDFQTRTDAKMAIATQFAFEAKPIIAWADSLRDAGITLPVHIGIAGPAKLQTLIKFAIACGVGPSLKVLQKRAMDVTKLLLPYEPTDVLRELAAHKAANPDFNISHVHFFPLGGIKTNATWAHKHGGDSAVPANAG; this is translated from the coding sequence ATGGCACTATTGAATTTCCGCAAAAAGTCAGAGCCTGCCGATGAAGGGGTTAATCCCGAAATCGTGAGCTTTCTCAAAGACTTCTCTATCGAAGTTATGCCCCGCACAGCAGAGAAGGTCGAAGACTTTCGCGCGCTTTTGCCCGAAGGCACCCGCGTCTATATCGCACATATCGAAGGCACGCCCATCGAAGACATGGTCGCGACGGCCAAGCGTTTGAATGACGATGGATATTCCGTCATGCCGCACTTCCCGGCCCGTATCATCAAAGACCGCGCCACCCTTGCGGACTGGATTGCACGCTATCAGGGAGAAGCAAACGTAAAGCAGGCATTGCTACTGGCCGGCGGAGTTGCGAGCCCTTGCGGTGAATTCTCTGACAGTATGCAACTGATGGAGACCGGTCTGTTTGACAAAGCAGGCTTCACCCGCCTGCATGTCGCGGGACACCCGGAAGGCAACCGCGACATCGACGCATCAGGCACAGCCAATGTCGATGCTGCCCTGCGCTGGAAAAACGATTTCCAGACGCGCACGGACGCAAAGATGGCGATTGCAACGCAGTTCGCTTTTGAAGCGAAGCCAATCATTGCCTGGGCCGACAGCCTGCGCGACGCCGGGATCACCCTGCCCGTCCACATCGGCATTGCAGGACCTGCAAAACTGCAAACGCTGATCAAATTCGCCATCGCCTGCGGCGTCGGCCCATCGCTCAAAGTACTCCAGAAGCGCGCGATGGATGTGACCAAGCTGCTGCTGCCCTACGAGCCGACAGACGTGCTGCGCGAATTGGCTGCCCACAAAGCCGCCAACCCCGACTTCAACATCTCTCATGTGCATTTCTTCCCGCTTGGCGGGATCAAGACCAACGCCACATGGGCGCACAAACATGGCGGCGATTCCGCTGTCCCTGCAAACGCCGGATAA